In Streptococcus parauberis NCFD 2020, the sequence TAAGTTTATACTTGTAATTTCAGAAAAATCTAAATCACTAGCAACAACTTCTTTATAGAAGGTTACCGGAGTTGAACCAGTTGCAAGACCTAAAGTTTTTGCGCCTTTTGCTAAACTATCCTTTAATAAGGTGAAGGCAACTTTTCCACCTTCTTCTTGATTTTGTACACGAATAACTTTCATTTCATACTCCTTTTATTGGTATAGACCTTTTATAATTATATTATATGGTATATACCAATTTTTGTCAAGTCAAATACTCATGTTTTTGAAATTAATCTAATGACGCTTCCAGCCTCACGTGATATAATAGTTAACGATCTAATTATTGCAAGGCATAAGATTTTAGCTTTGCCATTACACAAAGGAGAAAAATGAATACAAACGATTTTGATTTTGACCTACCCGAAGAGTTAATTGCTCAAACACCGCTTGAAAAACGTGATAGTTCAAAACTGTTAATCATTGATCATAAAAAAGAAACGATGGTTGATAGCCATTTTGATCACATTATTAAAGAGCTTAATCCTGGTGATGCACTTGTCATGAACAATACGCGAGTTCTTCCCGCCCGCTTGTATGGTGAAAAACCTGACACTAAAGGTCATGTTGAACTACTACTACTAAAAAATACCTCTGGTGACCAATGGGAAGTCTTAGCTAAACCTGCTAAAAGACTCAGAGTTGGCAGTCAAGTCTCTTTTGGTGATGGCCGTCTTAGTGCCACTGTTATTGAAGAACTAGAGCATGGTGGTCGAATCGTTGAATTTTCTTACGACGGGATTTTCCTGGAAGTTTTGGAAAGCCTTGGGGAAATGCCGCTGCCGCCTTACATCCATGAAAAACTTGAAGATTCAGAACGTTATCAAACAGTATATGCAAAAGAAAATGGCTCTGCGGCTGCACCGACTGCTGGCTTGCATTTTACCCAAGAACTGTTAGAAAAAATTGAGGCTAAAGGTGTCAAACTAGTTTATCTGACACTGCATGTTGGGTTAGGTACATTTAGACCAGTCTCTGTTGATAATGTCGATGAACACGATATGCATTCTGAATTTTATAGTCTTTCTGAGGAAGCTGCAACTACCTTACGTCAAGTCAAAGCTGATGGTGGACGAGTGATCGCAGTTGGTACTACTTCAATTAGAACGCTCGAGACTATTGGTAGTAAATTCAAAGGTGAAATTGTAGCCGATTCTGGTTGGACAAATATCTTTATTAAACCAGGCTATCAATTCACAATTGTCGATGCCTTCTCGACCAATTTTCATTTACCAAAATCAACTCTTGTCATGTTAGTATCCGCATTTGCCGGACGTGATTTTGTTCTAGAAGCCTATAAGCACGCTGTCAATGAAAAATATCGCTTCTTCAGCTTCGGAGATGCAATGTTTGTAAAATAGGTATTTTTTAAAAAATAAAAACGATATGAGAAATCATATCGTTTTTTATTATGAGACTATTTGTGTTGGATCTTCCTCTAATGAAGCTGGTTCTTGTTCCAATGCTGGCGTTGGCTGATCAACTTTATTGTGATTTACGCGATGCCATTCATTAATGACATAAGTTAAGGAAACTAATTGTCCATAACCGATACCATTTATTTCGTCAGATTCCTCCGTGCTTCCCCCAAGATATCTAGTATATAGAGCAATTAGATATGGACTCTTCTCACAGACTACAGCGTCAACATTTAACGCTTCACGAACATAGCCCGGTTTTTGATAAACTACTACATCCGCTGGAAGATACGTTTTATAGTATTCTCCAGGGAAAGATTCTCCAATATAATATAAAATATCTTTATATTTTTCTTTATGTTTCCAAAGGTAATCTAACACTTGGATATAGTAATCACTTGTAGTTTTATTTCCTTTTTCTTTAATCGTTTTAATTTCAGCCTTTGATTTACCATACTTACCAAGTTTAGTGTATGCTTTTCCCATACCACCTAAGCGATCCCCTAAAGCATAGGCTGGCGTATTTTCAGAATAAACTAAGGAATACTCTTGCATATCAGGTATTGACATTGCCCCATTGAATTGTGCCATGTAAGCATTGTGTTCATTAAGTAACTCATAGTTTGTATTGGTGATGTCAAATCGTTGTTCAAGGGTATATTTGCCCTTAGCAACCTCATCAACAACAAGCATGTTTAAGGGTAATTTATAGGTTGAACCAGCTGTCATTGGTTGCGTATCATTCATAGAAGCTGTTTTCCCAGATTCTAAATCTTTATATGAAAAAGCAACTTGATCATGAGCTATCCCAAACTCATCCAAATAAGCTTTGACAGTATCTTCCAAACTAAGGTGGGAGTAATCGTAGTATAGCCCTAAAGCATTCATACGATCTTTATCAACTTCCATAGTGGCATCTTTGTCAGCTTGACTTTTTTCTTTCACTTTTTTTGGTTTTGACTTTGTTTTTTTGACTGTCTTCTCCTCTTTCATTTTTGTATTTTGGGCTAATGCAGAGCCTGTTAATACTAATCCTGAAAAAGCCAACAATCCTAAACATAGTAATACTATTGTCTTTCTTAAAGAAAAATAGTTTCTCTCATTTAACATTTTATATCTCCTACACTATTATTTTATAATAATTTAATAAATAATCAAGTTAATATGACATAATTTCAACAAATTATTTCAAAAATATTACAAGAGAGTATAAAAAAAGCAAATTCAAAAGAATTTGCTTATAATGTTATGCTTTTGCTGATTGATATAATTCATCAACTTTATTCCAATTAATGATTTCAAAGAAAGCTTTAATATAATTAGGACGAACATTACGATAGTTTAAGTAATATGCATGTTCCCAAACATCCAATCCTAAAATTGGTTTTAATCCTGATGAAATTGGTGTATCTTGATTAGCAGTTGACATAATTTCAAGTTTACCTTCTTTATTTACAACTAGCCATGCCCATCCAGAACCAAAACGTCCTGTTGCTGCAGCTGTGAATTGTTCTTTAAAGGCATCAAATGAACCAAATGCTTCATCAATTGCAGATGCAACTTCTGAAGAAATTTCAGTATTCTCAGGAGATAATAATTCCCAAAATAGTGCGTGATTCAAATGTCCACCACCATTATTAATTAGGGCTTGACGAATATCTGAAGGAATAGATTCCACGTCTGCTAGAAGAGTTTCTAGATCTTCACCAATTTCTGGGTGTTTTTCTAAAGCAGCATTGGCATTTGCAACATAAGTTGCATGGTGTTTATCATGATGGAGAGTCATTGTTTCTTGGTCAAATTGAGGCTCAAGTGCATCATATGCGTAGGGAAGTTCTGGTAAAATAATAGCCATGTCAAAATCCTCTTTTCCTTTATTATAGGTCTATATTATCTCATTTTGAGAGAGCTTTCAACTATTTTGATTAAGTGACCATAAAGAAAAACTAATGCTGTCAGAATAGCTATGATAACAGTTTCAAAAGGAGAATATCAAATAAATAAGACTTGTCATAGGTACCAGTTTTAATTTGGAAATCTGTCTCTATCAGTGCTTTCACAGCAGATTGTAGATACGTTTTACTTAAAGTTCTTGAATCTTTAATAGCATACTTAACCTGATAGGGATTAATTTTTCGACCTAAAACATCAGATAAAGCTAATACAATTTGTTGTTCATTTTTTCCTTGTCCTTTTAATATTGCAATTTGTAAAAAGAGTCTAAACTGCCCAAGCATAATAGCTATTAACTTGATTTCATCTTCTCCGGTTAATCTTAAATCGTGGACAAGATTAATTGCATCTTCCACTTTCTTTTGTAAGAGAAACCGCGTTAAATCAAAGATATTATCTTGCAAGGATTTCGGGATTGCCTCGTCAACATCATACAAAGTAATACGACCTTCATTTTTGTATGATTTT encodes:
- the sodA gene encoding superoxide dismutase SodA, translating into MAIILPELPYAYDALEPQFDQETMTLHHDKHHATYVANANAALEKHPEIGEDLETLLADVESIPSDIRQALINNGGGHLNHALFWELLSPENTEISSEVASAIDEAFGSFDAFKEQFTAAATGRFGSGWAWLVVNKEGKLEIMSTANQDTPISSGLKPILGLDVWEHAYYLNYRNVRPNYIKAFFEIINWNKVDELYQSAKA
- a CDS encoding serine hydrolase, whose product is MLNERNYFSLRKTIVLLCLGLLAFSGLVLTGSALAQNTKMKEEKTVKKTKSKPKKVKEKSQADKDATMEVDKDRMNALGLYYDYSHLSLEDTVKAYLDEFGIAHDQVAFSYKDLESGKTASMNDTQPMTAGSTYKLPLNMLVVDEVAKGKYTLEQRFDITNTNYELLNEHNAYMAQFNGAMSIPDMQEYSLVYSENTPAYALGDRLGGMGKAYTKLGKYGKSKAEIKTIKEKGNKTTSDYYIQVLDYLWKHKEKYKDILYYIGESFPGEYYKTYLPADVVVYQKPGYVREALNVDAVVCEKSPYLIALYTRYLGGSTEESDEINGIGYGQLVSLTYVINEWHRVNHNKVDQPTPALEQEPASLEEDPTQIVS
- the queA gene encoding tRNA preQ1(34) S-adenosylmethionine ribosyltransferase-isomerase QueA, which encodes MNTNDFDFDLPEELIAQTPLEKRDSSKLLIIDHKKETMVDSHFDHIIKELNPGDALVMNNTRVLPARLYGEKPDTKGHVELLLLKNTSGDQWEVLAKPAKRLRVGSQVSFGDGRLSATVIEELEHGGRIVEFSYDGIFLEVLESLGEMPLPPYIHEKLEDSERYQTVYAKENGSAAAPTAGLHFTQELLEKIEAKGVKLVYLTLHVGLGTFRPVSVDNVDEHDMHSEFYSLSEEAATTLRQVKADGGRVIAVGTTSIRTLETIGSKFKGEIVADSGWTNIFIKPGYQFTIVDAFSTNFHLPKSTLVMLVSAFAGRDFVLEAYKHAVNEKYRFFSFGDAMFVK